A genomic segment from Microbacterium sp. SORGH_AS_0428 encodes:
- a CDS encoding BCCT family transporter has protein sequence MVSTAPESATPPAPAPTRGIARWVFWPAASVVLIAATFAIIFPSAAEVFFGTIQTGIVNTFNWYYVLIAAFFVAFALFMGFSRFGDIKLGKDTDEPEFSLGAWFSLLFAAGMGIGLVFYGVSEPLSHYVDPRPGVTGTPEQLAQGALTQTYLHWGVQAWAIYVVVGLALAYAIHRRGRPISIRWALEPLLGRRVRGGWGNAIDAIALCGTIFGVATSLGLGVLQIGSGLQAAGLPEPDTLMNVLIIAVITVFVLFSVLSGVTKGMKWLSSANLILAAVLLVFVLVFGQTEYLLREWVQSIGAYLQNYVGLSFTVSAFQGTAGEEWQAAWTSFYWGWWIAWAPFVGVFIARVSRGRTVRQFVMGVLLVPTLVGILWFAVLGGSGLYQELHNPGSMLTDGEVDLQGALFRLFEFLPGTPVLTIGAIVLIAIFFVTSADSGALVMAMLATGGNPEPKRWVRVFFTLATAVLAIALLIAGGLTALQSAAILIALPFSVVMLLMCWSTIVAFQRERRVYDRAQRAQLLEQIGDHYGLEVEQENEGGLRMPAWMRRPRINVKE, from the coding sequence GTGGTGAGCACCGCACCCGAATCGGCCACCCCGCCCGCACCCGCGCCCACGCGAGGCATCGCTCGGTGGGTCTTCTGGCCCGCCGCATCCGTCGTCTTGATCGCCGCGACATTCGCGATCATCTTCCCGAGCGCGGCGGAGGTGTTCTTCGGCACCATCCAGACCGGCATCGTGAACACCTTCAACTGGTACTACGTGCTGATCGCGGCGTTCTTCGTCGCCTTCGCCCTGTTCATGGGCTTCAGCCGCTTCGGCGACATCAAGCTCGGCAAGGACACCGACGAGCCGGAGTTCTCGCTCGGTGCCTGGTTCTCGCTGCTGTTCGCGGCCGGGATGGGCATCGGTCTCGTCTTCTACGGCGTGAGCGAGCCGCTCAGCCACTACGTCGATCCCCGCCCCGGTGTCACCGGAACGCCCGAGCAGCTCGCGCAGGGCGCGCTCACCCAGACCTACCTGCACTGGGGTGTGCAGGCGTGGGCGATCTACGTGGTCGTCGGACTCGCCCTGGCGTACGCGATCCACCGACGCGGGCGCCCCATCTCCATCCGCTGGGCGCTGGAGCCCCTGCTCGGGCGGCGCGTGCGCGGCGGGTGGGGCAACGCTATCGACGCGATCGCGCTGTGCGGCACGATCTTCGGCGTCGCGACCTCGCTCGGCCTCGGTGTGCTGCAGATCGGTTCCGGATTGCAGGCCGCGGGCCTGCCCGAACCCGACACCCTCATGAACGTCCTGATCATCGCCGTCATCACCGTCTTCGTGCTCTTCTCGGTGCTCTCCGGCGTCACGAAGGGCATGAAGTGGCTCTCGAGCGCGAACCTCATCCTCGCGGCGGTTCTGCTCGTGTTCGTGCTGGTGTTCGGGCAGACCGAGTACCTCCTGCGCGAGTGGGTGCAGTCGATCGGCGCCTACCTGCAGAACTACGTCGGGCTCAGCTTCACGGTGAGCGCGTTCCAGGGAACCGCGGGCGAGGAGTGGCAGGCGGCGTGGACCTCGTTCTACTGGGGCTGGTGGATCGCGTGGGCCCCGTTCGTGGGCGTCTTCATCGCACGCGTCAGCCGCGGTCGCACGGTACGTCAGTTCGTGATGGGCGTGCTGCTGGTGCCCACCCTCGTCGGCATCCTGTGGTTCGCCGTGCTCGGCGGGTCGGGCCTGTACCAGGAGCTGCACAACCCCGGCTCGATGCTCACTGACGGCGAGGTCGACCTGCAGGGTGCGCTCTTCCGCCTGTTCGAGTTCCTGCCGGGCACTCCCGTGCTGACGATCGGTGCGATCGTGCTGATCGCCATCTTCTTCGTCACCTCGGCCGACTCGGGAGCCCTCGTCATGGCGATGCTCGCAACCGGTGGCAACCCCGAGCCGAAGCGGTGGGTGCGCGTGTTCTTCACCCTCGCCACCGCGGTGCTCGCCATCGCCCTGCTGATCGCCGGCGGCCTCACGGCCCTCCAGTCTGCCGCCATCCTCATCGCCCTGCCGTTCAGCGTGGTGATGCTGCTGATGTGCTGGTCCACGATCGTCGCCTTCCAGCGCGAGAGACGCGTGTACGACCGGGCGCAGCGCGCGCAGCTGCTCGAGCAGATCGGCGACCACTACGGCCTCGAGGTCGAGCAGGAGAACGAGGGCGGGCTTCGGATGCCCGCGTGGATGCGGCGCCCGCGCATTAACGTGAAGGAGTGA
- a CDS encoding ATP-binding protein: MTVQEVISEYDVLGSPPDALRSVVELAAFVAEVPMATINIITDDAQHQLAAVGFDADICRREDSMCALNLHLGQPVAVPDASEDPRYRSNPFVTGDLGSVRFYANHPLVLAGETIGTLCVFDTVPREIDEHRTALLAVLAARIVDILELERRTRYLHTVLQRAEELRDELRRSNDHLSAFAGQISHDLAGPLTSVTMSLHLLQEQFEEELKVPPSVENWVATGIRGTSRMQEMIRDILAFARLGGVLNLAPTDLGALAHDVRADLGVTDDDPRITIGDLPVVAGDATQLRAVLQNLVSNALKFGGTDPRVDLRAQRTPEGWCIEVGDRGPGIDPADVERVFDPLVRANTEVEGTGIGLSTCRRIVQAHGGTIGIQPRAGGGTTAWFQLPASRQ; the protein is encoded by the coding sequence ATGACTGTGCAGGAAGTGATCTCGGAGTACGACGTGCTGGGAAGCCCTCCCGACGCGCTGCGCTCGGTGGTCGAGCTCGCCGCCTTCGTCGCCGAGGTCCCGATGGCGACGATCAACATCATCACCGACGACGCGCAGCATCAGCTCGCCGCTGTCGGTTTCGATGCGGACATCTGCCGCCGCGAGGACTCGATGTGCGCGCTCAATCTGCACCTGGGGCAACCCGTCGCCGTCCCGGATGCGAGCGAGGACCCGCGTTACCGCTCGAACCCGTTCGTCACGGGCGACCTCGGGTCCGTCCGCTTCTATGCCAACCATCCGCTCGTGCTCGCGGGAGAGACCATCGGCACGCTGTGCGTCTTCGATACCGTGCCTCGCGAGATCGACGAGCACCGCACAGCGCTGCTGGCCGTGCTCGCCGCACGGATCGTCGACATCCTCGAGCTCGAGCGACGCACGCGATATCTCCACACCGTGCTGCAGCGGGCGGAGGAGCTCCGCGACGAGCTGCGTCGCTCCAACGATCACCTGTCCGCCTTCGCCGGTCAGATCAGTCACGACCTCGCCGGTCCCCTCACCTCCGTCACGATGTCGCTGCACCTGCTGCAGGAGCAGTTCGAGGAGGAGCTGAAGGTTCCCCCCTCCGTGGAGAACTGGGTGGCCACCGGCATCCGCGGCACGTCCCGGATGCAGGAGATGATCCGCGACATCCTCGCCTTCGCACGCCTCGGTGGAGTGCTGAACCTCGCCCCGACCGACCTCGGTGCTCTCGCGCACGACGTGCGCGCCGACCTGGGTGTCACCGACGACGACCCGCGCATCACGATCGGCGACCTTCCCGTCGTGGCGGGCGATGCGACCCAGCTGCGCGCGGTGCTGCAGAACCTCGTCTCCAACGCGCTGAAGTTCGGCGGGACGGATCCTCGGGTCGACCTGCGCGCGCAGCGCACGCCCGAGGGATGGTGCATCGAGGTCGGAGATCGCGGCCCCGGCATCGACCCCGCCGACGTCGAGCGCGTCTTCGACCCCCTCGTCCGCGCGAACACGGAGGTCGAGGGCACCGGCATCGGCCTGTCCACCTGCCGTCGCATCGTGCAGGCGCATGGTGGCACGATCGGCATCCAGCCGCGCGCGGGCGGCGGCACCACCGCCTGGTTCCAGTTGCCCGCATCCCGCCAGTGA